In Microbacterium enclense, one genomic interval encodes:
- a CDS encoding amidohydrolase family protein has translation MTRTLYRNARVFTAEVEASRQWTDAIAVDGETIVAIGADAQAMAVDETVDLGGGLVLPGFTDAHTHLLMMGAALGQVPLTDARSLDEIQTLLRTARDADPEATVLRGRGWLFDSVPGGAPTAAMIDAVVSDVPVYLDANDYHSCWVNSAALAELGITRDTPDPLGGEIARDAEGEPTGMLYETAAIQYAWAQRDAATTDAERDEAVDRVIDAYVRAGVVSVVDMAFDEHGLAAFERALDRYDGRLPIRVAAHWLIENTGDRARNLAQLDRVVELARRSASPWLRVMGIKLILDGVIDACTAAMRAPYADGSSADPIWPLDDLAPVVAAADAAGLQIAMHAIGDAASDNALTAIERAIAANGDRPRRHRIEHLEYAAPGTARRMARLGVTASMQPVHADPAIFANWAAMLGDERVERAFPWSEYEEAGTLLAFSTDAPTAPFDALANMYVAATRASALDPSVPAVHPHYALPLASAIGHATRDAAASLGDGEWRGRIAPGFAADLVVVDADPFVSGEATLLSARAVTTLVAGTPVFPPPAGSPALRSGERTPASSALTEVAAHGDAALTGETCDEHEEERR, from the coding sequence ATGACCCGCACGCTCTACCGCAACGCCCGCGTCTTCACGGCGGAGGTCGAGGCATCCCGCCAGTGGACGGACGCCATCGCCGTCGACGGCGAGACGATCGTCGCGATCGGCGCCGACGCGCAAGCGATGGCGGTCGACGAGACGGTCGACCTCGGCGGCGGTCTCGTGCTGCCGGGATTCACCGACGCGCACACCCACCTGCTGATGATGGGCGCGGCTCTCGGCCAGGTACCGCTGACCGACGCGCGCTCGCTCGACGAGATCCAGACGCTGCTGCGCACGGCGCGCGACGCCGATCCCGAGGCGACGGTGCTCCGCGGACGAGGGTGGCTCTTCGATTCGGTCCCCGGCGGCGCGCCCACGGCGGCGATGATCGACGCCGTCGTGTCCGACGTCCCGGTATACCTGGATGCCAACGACTACCACTCGTGCTGGGTGAACAGCGCCGCGCTGGCCGAGCTCGGGATCACACGGGACACCCCCGATCCGCTCGGCGGCGAGATCGCCCGTGACGCCGAGGGCGAGCCGACCGGAATGCTGTACGAGACCGCGGCGATCCAGTACGCCTGGGCGCAGCGCGACGCCGCGACCACCGACGCCGAGCGCGACGAGGCTGTGGACCGCGTGATCGACGCGTACGTGCGGGCCGGAGTCGTCAGCGTGGTCGACATGGCCTTCGACGAGCACGGTCTCGCCGCTTTCGAGCGTGCCCTCGACCGCTACGACGGTCGCCTGCCGATCCGTGTGGCGGCGCACTGGCTCATCGAGAACACCGGCGACCGGGCGCGAAACCTCGCCCAGCTGGATCGGGTGGTCGAGCTGGCACGACGATCCGCGTCGCCGTGGCTGCGGGTGATGGGGATCAAGCTCATCCTCGACGGGGTGATCGACGCGTGTACCGCGGCGATGCGCGCCCCGTACGCCGACGGGTCGAGCGCGGATCCGATCTGGCCGCTCGACGACCTCGCGCCCGTCGTCGCCGCGGCCGACGCCGCGGGGCTCCAGATCGCGATGCACGCGATCGGCGACGCCGCCAGCGACAACGCCCTCACCGCGATCGAGCGCGCGATCGCGGCCAACGGCGACCGCCCGCGGCGGCACCGCATCGAGCACCTCGAGTACGCCGCGCCCGGCACGGCCCGACGGATGGCGCGGCTGGGGGTGACGGCATCCATGCAGCCCGTGCACGCCGATCCGGCGATCTTCGCCAACTGGGCCGCGATGCTCGGCGATGAGCGTGTGGAACGTGCGTTCCCGTGGAGCGAATACGAAGAGGCCGGGACGCTCCTGGCGTTCTCGACCGACGCGCCGACCGCCCCCTTCGACGCCCTCGCGAACATGTACGTCGCGGCGACGCGCGCATCGGCCCTCGACCCGAGTGTTCCCGCCGTGCATCCCCACTACGCCCTGCCGCTGGCGAGCGCGATCGGGCACGCGACTCGCGATGCCGCGGCCTCCCTCGGCGACGGCGAGTGGCGCGGCCGCATCGCTCCCGGGTTCGCGGCCGACCTCGTCGTGGTCGACGCCGACCCGTTCGTCTCGGGCGAGGCGACGCTTCTGAGCGCTCGCGCCGTGACGACCCTGGTCGCAGGCACCCCCGTCTTCCCCCCTCCCGCCGGCTCGCCCGCGCTGCGTTCGGGCGAACGCACGCCGGCGTCGTCCGCGCTCACCGAGGTGGCGGCGCACGGAGACGCGGCGCTCACCGGGGAGACGTGTGACGAGCACGAGGAGGAGAGACGATGA
- a CDS encoding amidase — protein sequence MIEVTEASIAQLAAALAAGETTAVELVEAHLERIAAYDGPETSTRLNAVVVLNPEARAEAEESDARRAAGRSRGPLDGIPYTAKDSYLVRGLTAASGSPAFADLVARGDAFTIERLREVGAICLGRTNMPPMANGGMQRGLYGRAESPYNADYLTSAFASGSSNGSGTATAASFGVFGLGEETWSSGRAPASCNALCAYTPSRGVISVRGNWPLVPTMDVVVPHTRSMADLLAVLDVVVADDPETRGDFWRAQPWVTLPAASDVRPESYAALAADASLAGKRIGVPRMFLGSDPLAGTGPKGVGGPTGERIVPRPSVLALWETARADLEAAGAIVVETDFPLVSNYEGDRPGAPTISTRGLVSPEFLQREIVDLSAWSWDDFLRANGHPGLAVVDGAEIFPHPEGSLPDRYTGFDDDIAEYPAHVRERPVASFVDIPHLADGLRGLEETRRRDLEEWMDAERLDAVVFPTMSDVAPADADVNPASADIAWRNGVWVATGNLAIRHCGVPTVTVPMGTLDDIGMPVGLTFAGRAYDDTALLRLAAAFEATGARRTAPPRTPPLRRVV from the coding sequence ATGATCGAGGTCACGGAAGCCTCCATCGCTCAGCTGGCCGCCGCCCTCGCGGCGGGCGAGACCACCGCGGTCGAACTCGTCGAGGCGCACCTCGAGCGGATCGCCGCGTACGACGGACCGGAGACGTCGACGCGGCTCAACGCTGTGGTCGTGCTCAACCCCGAGGCACGAGCCGAGGCGGAGGAATCCGACGCGCGACGCGCGGCCGGGCGCTCGCGCGGCCCGCTCGACGGCATCCCGTACACCGCGAAGGACAGCTATCTCGTCCGCGGTCTCACCGCAGCCTCCGGCAGTCCCGCGTTCGCCGACCTCGTCGCGCGAGGCGACGCCTTCACGATCGAGCGGCTGCGCGAGGTGGGGGCCATCTGCCTCGGGCGGACGAACATGCCGCCGATGGCCAACGGCGGCATGCAGCGCGGCCTCTACGGACGCGCCGAGAGCCCGTACAACGCGGACTACCTCACCTCGGCCTTCGCCTCCGGGTCGTCCAACGGCTCCGGGACGGCGACCGCGGCGTCGTTCGGCGTCTTCGGACTCGGGGAGGAGACCTGGTCGAGCGGGCGGGCCCCGGCATCCTGCAACGCGCTCTGCGCGTACACGCCCTCCCGCGGCGTGATCTCGGTGCGCGGCAACTGGCCACTCGTGCCGACGATGGACGTGGTCGTGCCGCACACGCGCTCGATGGCCGACCTGCTCGCCGTCCTCGACGTCGTGGTCGCCGACGACCCCGAGACGCGGGGGGACTTCTGGCGCGCGCAGCCGTGGGTGACCCTGCCCGCGGCGTCAGACGTGCGACCGGAGTCGTACGCCGCGCTCGCCGCCGACGCCTCGCTGGCCGGGAAGCGGATCGGCGTCCCGCGCATGTTCCTCGGCTCCGATCCGCTCGCGGGCACCGGTCCGAAGGGCGTGGGCGGGCCGACGGGTGAGCGGATCGTGCCGCGACCGTCGGTGCTCGCCCTGTGGGAGACCGCGCGCGCCGACCTCGAGGCCGCGGGGGCCATCGTCGTCGAGACCGATTTCCCGCTCGTCAGCAACTACGAGGGCGACCGTCCCGGTGCACCGACGATCTCGACGCGCGGGCTGGTGTCGCCCGAGTTCCTCCAGCGAGAGATCGTGGATCTCTCGGCGTGGTCGTGGGACGACTTCCTGCGCGCGAACGGGCACCCGGGTCTCGCCGTCGTGGACGGCGCCGAGATCTTCCCCCACCCCGAGGGGTCGTTGCCCGATCGCTACACCGGCTTCGACGACGACATCGCGGAGTACCCCGCGCACGTCCGCGAGCGTCCGGTCGCCTCGTTCGTCGACATCCCCCACCTCGCCGACGGCCTTCGCGGGCTGGAGGAGACCCGGCGCCGCGATCTCGAGGAGTGGATGGATGCCGAGCGCCTCGACGCCGTGGTCTTCCCGACCATGAGCGACGTGGCGCCCGCCGATGCCGACGTGAACCCCGCGTCGGCGGACATCGCGTGGCGCAACGGCGTGTGGGTCGCCACCGGCAATCTCGCGATCCGGCACTGCGGAGTGCCGACGGTGACGGTGCCGATGGGCACGCTCGACGACATCGGGATGCCGGTCGGCCTCACCTTCGCGGGCCGGGCCTACGACGACACCGCCCTGCTGCGACTCGCGGCGGCCTTCGAGGCGACGGGTGCGCGCCGGACGGCACCGCCGCGGACTCCTCCGCTGCGCAGAGTCGTCTGA
- a CDS encoding agmatine deiminase family protein, whose product MSWRMPIETAPQTRTWMAFPAEGPTLGETDAERDAGYAAWTAVAHAVAEFEPVTMAVDPAERERARRMLSADIEIVEAPVDEFWMRDVGPTFVLDPERPGVLGAVAWTFNGWGDHWWGAWRKSAGLGRLIADAAGAELVSSLLVNEGGGLHVDGEGTVLLTETVQLDPRRNPYADRARVEAEMARTIGATHAVWLPRGLTRDYGDFGTSGHVDIVATIPSPGTVLLHDQRNPAHPDHAVSAELRAFFAEQTDATGRPFTVRDLPAPDTLRDADGDTDWSYVNHLVVNGGVLACGFDEPEADARARGILEEAYPGRRVVTVDARELYARGGGIHCITQQQPEVTA is encoded by the coding sequence ATGAGCTGGCGCATGCCGATTGAGACCGCCCCGCAGACCCGTACCTGGATGGCCTTCCCCGCCGAGGGGCCGACGCTCGGCGAGACCGACGCCGAACGCGATGCCGGGTACGCCGCGTGGACCGCGGTCGCCCACGCCGTCGCCGAGTTCGAGCCCGTCACGATGGCGGTCGACCCTGCCGAGCGCGAGCGGGCCCGGCGCATGCTCTCGGCCGACATCGAGATCGTCGAGGCCCCCGTCGACGAGTTCTGGATGCGCGACGTCGGTCCGACCTTCGTGCTCGACCCCGAGCGCCCGGGTGTGCTCGGCGCGGTCGCCTGGACGTTCAACGGTTGGGGTGACCACTGGTGGGGCGCGTGGCGGAAGTCGGCCGGTCTCGGACGCCTCATCGCCGACGCGGCGGGCGCCGAGCTCGTCTCTTCTCTCCTGGTGAACGAGGGGGGTGGCCTCCATGTCGACGGCGAGGGCACCGTCCTGCTGACCGAGACCGTCCAGCTCGACCCGCGCCGCAACCCCTACGCCGACCGCGCGCGCGTCGAGGCAGAGATGGCTCGCACGATCGGCGCGACCCACGCCGTGTGGCTACCGCGCGGACTCACCCGCGACTACGGGGACTTCGGGACGAGCGGGCACGTCGACATCGTCGCGACGATACCCTCGCCGGGCACCGTCCTGCTGCACGACCAGCGCAACCCCGCGCACCCCGACCACGCCGTCTCGGCCGAGCTGCGCGCGTTCTTCGCGGAGCAGACGGATGCCACGGGCCGCCCCTTCACCGTGCGCGACCTCCCGGCTCCCGACACCCTGCGCGACGCCGACGGCGACACCGACTGGAGCTACGTCAACCACCTCGTCGTCAACGGCGGCGTGCTCGCGTGCGGCTTCGACGAGCCCGAGGCCGACGCGAGGGCGCGCGGCATCCTCGAGGAGGCCTACCCGGGGCGCCGTGTCGTGACGGTCGACGCGCGCGAGCTGTACGCCCGCGGCGGCGGCATCCACTGCATCACCCAGCAGCAGCCCGAGGTCACCGCATGA